A window of the Kineosporia corallincola genome harbors these coding sequences:
- a CDS encoding signal peptidase I, with amino-acid sequence MARGCWAALLGVVLGFVLIVGAVLTVPRLLGWQPVTVVSGSMAPAVRAGDVLLVAPLGARPARVGEVVTYRRPGTGALVTHRITTVDDEGRAYRTRGDANLVDDAGPVPAGAVLGRARVRVPLAGLPVLHPAATGIVLLGGTVLVAGCVLRRRRLRRDRLGQNRLRQDRLRRDRLRRHRPVMLVAGLCLGCLGLTAVLPASAAQFTSATDTGFSFGTGDWQAFPQQVRDLGPVSYWPLDETSGTTVADAVGGNPMTYVGSPTVGLTGALYGSPGHALGLNTNAQGAQTAASPATLNLRGPISVMAWVKMPAGGSTASSRIVAKYAYAGSGGVSYMLALSADQTSMRLLFDLTAGSPSRPVAYAPIPSDHAWHLYVGTWDGSTVRVYRDGVLGGSTPVTGAGQLVSTTARVTVGAPGFSESAVGTTVDEAAVWDRALSATEISALYRAGTS; translated from the coding sequence ATGGCGCGCGGGTGCTGGGCGGCGCTGCTGGGCGTCGTCCTCGGGTTCGTCCTGATCGTCGGGGCGGTGCTGACCGTACCCCGGCTGCTGGGCTGGCAGCCGGTCACCGTGGTCTCCGGCTCGATGGCCCCGGCCGTCCGGGCCGGCGACGTGCTGCTCGTGGCCCCTCTCGGGGCCCGGCCGGCCCGGGTCGGCGAGGTGGTCACCTACCGCCGGCCGGGCACCGGGGCGCTGGTCACCCACCGGATCACCACGGTGGACGACGAGGGGCGCGCCTACCGCACCCGCGGTGACGCCAACCTGGTGGACGACGCCGGCCCGGTACCGGCCGGCGCGGTGCTGGGACGTGCCCGGGTGCGCGTGCCGCTGGCCGGTCTGCCGGTGCTGCACCCGGCCGCCACCGGAATCGTGCTGCTGGGCGGCACGGTGCTGGTGGCGGGATGCGTGCTACGGCGGAGGCGGCTGCGCCGGGACCGGCTGGGGCAGAATCGGTTGCGGCAGGATCGGTTACGGCGGGACCGGCTGCGGCGGCACCGGCCCGTGATGCTGGTCGCCGGCCTGTGCCTGGGCTGCCTCGGGCTCACGGCCGTGCTGCCGGCCAGCGCCGCGCAGTTCACCTCGGCCACCGACACCGGGTTCAGCTTCGGCACCGGCGACTGGCAGGCGTTTCCCCAGCAGGTGCGCGACCTGGGCCCGGTCTCGTACTGGCCGCTCGACGAGACCTCGGGCACGACGGTGGCCGACGCCGTCGGCGGCAACCCGATGACCTATGTGGGCAGCCCCACCGTCGGCCTGACCGGGGCCCTGTACGGCAGCCCCGGGCACGCCCTCGGCCTGAACACCAACGCCCAGGGAGCCCAGACGGCAGCCTCCCCGGCCACACTGAACCTGCGGGGCCCGATCAGCGTGATGGCCTGGGTGAAGATGCCCGCCGGCGGGTCCACCGCCAGCAGCCGGATCGTGGCGAAGTACGCCTACGCCGGGTCGGGCGGCGTCAGCTACATGCTGGCCCTCAGCGCCGACCAGACCTCCATGCGCCTGCTGTTCGACCTGACCGCGGGCAGCCCGTCGCGGCCGGTGGCCTACGCGCCGATCCCGTCCGACCACGCCTGGCACCTGTACGTGGGCACCTGGGACGGCTCGACCGTGCGGGTCTACCGCGACGGCGTGCTGGGCGGCTCGACCCCGGTGACCGGCGCCGGGCAGCTGGTCTCCACCACCGCCCGGGTCACCGTCGGCGCCCCGGGCTTCAGCGAGTCGGCCGTGGGCACGACGGTGGACGAGGCCGCGGTGTGGGACCGGGCGCTGAGCGCGACGGAGATCTCGGCCCTCTACCGGGCCGGCACCTCATGA
- the glnA gene encoding type I glutamate--ammonia ligase: MDRQQEFILRSIEERDIRFIRLWFTDILGSLKSVSIAPAELEGAFAEGIGFDGSAIEGLARVHEADMLAKPDPSTFQVLPWRGESQGTARMFCDILTPDREPALMDPRNVLKRALNKAAEHGLSFYTHPEIEFYLFKEPSTWGQEPEPVDQAGYFDHVPRGTTHDFRRAAIGVLESMGISVEFSHHEAGPGQNEIDLRYADALTMADNIMTFRTVIKEVALEQGLFASFMPKPLNEHPGSGMHTHFSLFEGDQNAFHEAGAEYQLSKVGRQFIAGMLKHAAEITAVTNQWVNSYKRIWGGAEAPAYICWGHNNRSALIRVPMYKPGKGQSTRVEYRGLDSATNPYLAYALMLNAGMKGIEQGLELPEGADDNVWSLTEAERRAMGITRLPENLDQAISIMEDSELVAETLGEGVFDFFLRNKRAEWADYRSQVTPFELKRYLPLL; encoded by the coding sequence ATGGACAGGCAGCAGGAGTTCATTCTCCGCTCGATCGAGGAGCGGGACATCCGGTTCATCCGGCTCTGGTTCACCGACATCCTCGGGTCACTGAAGAGCGTCTCGATCGCCCCGGCCGAGCTGGAGGGTGCGTTCGCCGAGGGCATCGGGTTCGACGGCTCCGCGATCGAGGGCCTCGCCCGGGTGCACGAGGCGGACATGCTCGCCAAGCCCGACCCCTCCACGTTCCAGGTGCTGCCCTGGCGTGGTGAGTCGCAGGGCACCGCCCGGATGTTCTGCGACATCCTCACGCCCGACCGCGAGCCGGCCCTGATGGATCCGCGCAACGTGCTCAAGCGCGCCCTGAACAAGGCCGCCGAGCACGGGCTGAGCTTCTACACCCACCCCGAGATCGAGTTCTACCTGTTCAAGGAGCCGTCCACCTGGGGCCAGGAGCCCGAGCCGGTGGACCAGGCGGGTTACTTCGACCACGTGCCGCGCGGCACCACGCACGACTTCCGGCGGGCCGCGATCGGCGTGCTGGAGTCGATGGGCATCTCGGTGGAGTTCAGCCACCACGAGGCCGGGCCGGGCCAGAACGAGATCGACCTGCGCTACGCCGACGCGCTGACCATGGCCGACAACATCATGACCTTCCGCACGGTGATCAAGGAGGTCGCGCTCGAGCAGGGGCTGTTCGCCTCGTTCATGCCCAAGCCGCTGAACGAGCACCCGGGTTCGGGCATGCACACCCACTTCTCGCTGTTCGAGGGTGACCAGAACGCCTTCCACGAGGCCGGCGCCGAGTACCAGCTGAGCAAGGTCGGGCGGCAGTTCATCGCGGGCATGCTGAAGCACGCCGCCGAGATCACCGCCGTCACCAACCAGTGGGTGAACTCGTACAAGCGCATCTGGGGCGGCGCCGAGGCCCCGGCCTACATCTGCTGGGGCCACAACAACCGCTCGGCCCTGATCCGGGTGCCGATGTACAAGCCGGGCAAGGGCCAGTCCACCCGCGTGGAGTACCGCGGCCTGGACAGCGCCACCAACCCCTACCTGGCCTACGCACTGATGCTGAACGCCGGTATGAAGGGCATCGAGCAGGGCCTGGAGCTGCCGGAGGGCGCCGACGACAACGTCTGGTCGCTGACCGAGGCCGAGCGCCGGGCGATGGGCATCACCCGGCTGCCGGAGAACCTCGACCAGGCGATCTCGATCATGGAAGACTCCGAGCTGGTGGCGGAGACCCTGGGCGAGGGCGTGTTCGACTTCTTCCTGCGCAACAAGCGTGCGGAGTGGGCCGACTACCGCTCGCAGGTCACGCCGTTCGAGCTGAAGCGGTACCTGCCGCTGCTGTAG